A genomic window from Silene latifolia isolate original U9 population chromosome Y, ASM4854445v1, whole genome shotgun sequence includes:
- the LOC141629593 gene encoding uncharacterized protein LOC141629593, whose amino-acid sequence MSVISKIVPDISKIEQLDGQNYKRWSQKLLMFFEQLEIDYVLFNDPPKPIVPSDAETTPPPSKDVKSNEEDIAKFVKDNKTARCHILNNMVNPLFDLFANNKSAKVHVYENLCADIVSEGMKLDDLFVANVLLEKFPPSWSEYRNQLKHKKKDMSLMELISHMRTEEANRLKDNLLCLPSVNASGKGKGKKSDPGKYTKPVAKIQKPKGPLVCYVCGKPGHKAYQCNDKKTAEAEANAVTDDVIAAVVVEANLDTSVFDKGLFAEFEEIADGECVYMGNSSPQRSRAKKNVVSSTSLPVASIDMSSHASCSSTPIDHLC is encoded by the exons ATGTCTGTGATTTCGAAAATTGTACCTGATATttcgaaaattgagcaattagatGGTCAGAATTATAAGCGTTGGTCCCAGAAACTGTTGATGTTTTTTGAGCAGTTGGAAATTGATTATGTTTTGTTTAATGACCCGCCAAAACCTATTGTTCCGTCTGATGCTGAGACTACCCCTCCTCCCTCTAAAGATGTTAAGTCCAATGAAGAGGATATTGCTAAATTTGTTAAGGACAACAAAACTGCTAGGTGTCACATACTTAATAACATGGTTAACCCGCTGTTCGATTTATTTGCTAACAATAAATCGGCTAAA GTTCATGTCTATGAAAATTTGTGTGCTGATATTGTTAGTGAGGGCATGAAATTAGACGACCTTTTTGTTGCTAATGTGCTGTTGGAAAAATTCCCTCCCTCCTGGTCTGAGTATAGAAATCAgctaaaacacaaaaagaaagacATGTCCCTTATGGAACTTATCAGTCatatgaggaccgaagaggcaaatcgcctTAAAGACAACCTGCTTTGTTTACCGTCTGTGAATGCATCT ggtaagggtaaaggaaagaagTCTGATCCAGGGAAGTACACCAAGCCGGTTGCAAAGATTCAGAAGCCTAAGGGTCCCTTGGTTTGCTATGTTTGTGGGAAACCGGGTCACAAAGCCTACCAGTGCAATGATAAGAAGACTGCTGAAGCTGAAGCCAATGCTGTGACTGATGATGTCATTGCTGCTGTGGTTGTTGAAGCTAATCTG GACACCTCTGTCTTTGATAAGGGGTTATTTGCTGAGTTCGAGGAGATAgctgatggggaatgcgtctacatgggtaattcttcacCGCAAAGATCAcgagcaaag aAAAATGTTGTTTCATCTACTTCATTACCTGTTGCATCTATTGAtatgtcttcacatgctagtTGTAGTAGCACTCCTATTGATCATCTTTGTTGA